GGATACAAActactttttttatgttttattaaataatttgtgGGGGTCTTCAATACATCCTCTCCCATACTTACCACAGAGCTGCCACAAGGGAATTTCACACACATCCCATTCTGTCAAACCCCACCAATATCTCACTCAGCCAATCTAACACATCACCTttgccaccccaccccccccagcacacacacacacaagaggaAGCCTGTCATCGATCTTTGttgccctgtggtttctagttaaacTCTTGATATATGTGTAATCTTGGTGTTGCACAAGTGATGATGGTGGATCTCCTTGATAAATATAGGGAGCGTCTGGGGCATCTGGTATTATCATTTCTTGGAGGCTTAACTGCAGGAAAATGATGAccttgaagctgtaaatctgctcTACTATCCAATACCATGAGCCAGACTACTAAAAATCACAgatctttagaaaaaaataaaaaatatattaaacttcTACATGTTTTTTCTCCAAGTAGTTTTTTAAAGCTGCCTTGATTTCTCGGTTCCTCAGACTGTATATTAAAGGATTCAATAAAGGGGTCACAACTGTGTACACAAGGGACATAATCTTATTCATATTAAATGACTGTTCTCCTGATGGAAATACATAGATAGCAGCTAGAGTCCCGTAATACGTGCAAACGACAGTGAGGTGGGAACTGCATGTGGAGAAGGCTTTCTGTCTCCCAGTGGTGGATGCTATTCTATGTATAGCGAGAAAGATACAAACATAAGTAGAAATGATAAACATAGTTTCAATTACAATTTCTGGAGTAGATATTATAAATATCATAGTTTGTACAATTGTTGTATCAGAACAAGAAACCTGAAAGAATGGAGCATAATCACAGAAGAAATGGTCAATAGTATTAGAATTACAAAATTGTAAATGACACAAACTGATATTTAGCATCATTGAGAGACTTAAACCCAGTGTCCAAGACAACACAACTAGTCCAAGACAAAATGGGAAATTCATTATCGTTACATAATGCAATGGTTTACAGACAGCCACATATCTATCATAGGACATCATGGTGAGAAGAAGACATTCTGTAGCTGAAGACAAGCTAAAGAAATATAGCTGAGTAATGCACCCACTAACTGTCATGGGGCTACCATCTTGTAAGGTGACATATAATAAATTTGGTGTAATAGTCATACTAAGTATAATATCACAAAAGGACAAGTGGCTGAGCAAGAAGTACATGGGAGATCTGAGAGATTGAGTAGTAGAAACCACTATTATCATTAGAAGATTTCCAGTTATTGTCATCATAAACACTATgaggacagcagcaaagaaaattaTTCTAGAGGTGCGATGAAGCTGGAACCCAAGGAGGAATAATTCTGGATTAGCTGACTGGTTATGTCTTGGAATCATCTGATGAAAGAGCAAAAAAGACAGTCATAATAAGTCCCacatttaaatgattttttgaaggagctaTAAAAATTACCATGTAAATGCTATAAATGAAAATTGGCTGCCACTTAATTGAAAATTCTAATGcttattaattaaaatgtattgatTGAGACTATAAAcatcttttaacccctttccaACGTTAGGGCAAACTATGCTCTCTTTCAAAAAGAGGGCTCTAACGCCATTAAGGCAGCATGTCACGTCCTAGCAATCAAGTCCTGCTTGCAGCCTTTatacttacccttcttgaaggaACCAATTGGGGGACTGCCTGGAAAATCATGCAGTCCTTCTGTAGCCAGTACTGCCAATTTTAATCATGTGATTGGGATGACAACCGATGACATGACTCAGATCAGCTGGATTGCAAGATTTCCTGCAGtgaacaggcagtgtttacattaaaaagcttgcagggactgtcagcagacaccagaacaactaccatatatactcgagtataggtcgacctgaatataagccaaggcccctaattttagcacaaaaaactgactcgagtataagcctagggtaggaaatgcagcagctactggtaaatttccaaatcaaattagatcccaataaaattacattaatcaaatatttatttacagtgtgtgtatataatgaatgcagtgtgtttttgtgtttgtgtagtgtgtgtatataatgaatgcactgTTTCTACCTTTACCGTTATCTCCTAAATTTCTTTATTCCAATATGAAATCTCAACTTGAACAATGTTGTCATTTTAAGTACTGTATTTCACTCAGCTGTAAGAAATACCCACAACGTACCTTCACAATATTCAGCTTACATTTCCTTGCAGAATCTTTAATACATTATCTTGTGTGACTTCAAAATGTAGATCTGTATTCTGAGTTCTTGGCTGATATTATAATGTATGACTCAATGCACTTTGGGACACTTGTTAGAATTCACAAGTGAGTTGCAATGGCTGGATTCCCCTGGCTTGTAATAGTTACAGAAGGGATGCATGCTTATCTCAGTGGAGAAAAAAAGTACATTTGGCTTCATTGCTTACTTTTTTTAACTTGCAGagtcagtctaagcaccaaaatcagtTCAATTTATTGGAGTGTTTTTAGTGCAGATCTCATGTCTTTGCAGTTTCCCTGCACAATGGTCTGCCGGATTTAGTTAGGTGTTTGATCCAAGGACATTGCTGAGGTGGTCTGACCAAGATTCAAACTTGAATTTTAATGAAGTGATGTTAACACTGCTCTAACTAGCTCAATTTGTACCTCCTGGACCCTTTCtggatgtgtgtttctgtgttggACATGACTGAGGTATTTTCTTGAGAAGAATAGCAAtacctataatatatatattcggggccagtacaaaccattatctggaaacctattcataaatagggctatacataggacacgaggttacACAttcaggctggaagaaaggagatttaatctaaagcAAAGGAATgtctttttacagtaagagcaataaggatatggaattctctgcctgaagaggtggttttgtcagagtccatacaaatgtttaaacagcaattgaataaatacttccaaacataacatacagggatatcgtTTCTATttagtggggtaacagctgcttgatccaaggagatatctgactgccattttggggtcaagaaggatttttttcctagtttgttgcaaaattgaaagtgcttcagactagttttttttgccttctttaggaTCATCAGCAAAAacctatgtgaggaaggctgaacttgattaaCGCAAGTCTCTTTacagctatgtaacaatgtaactatgtaatagctATCTATACCCAACATATTGAGCCTTCTGATGCAACCATTAGCCACCATTTTGCTAAGGCTGGGAATGCTAACTTATCCATATGGATTGATAGTCACCAGCTAGACAAAGAGTTAACAAAGTCTGCTTTCTTCTGACACACTCTATCAGCAGGTCAAagtaacaataaaacacacaaaatgaacATGTAACAAAGAACTTAAACAGATTGCAGCATAATGCGTTTCACATATCAAGGGCCCACCGTGAGGACAGTCTCCATTTCTATAGAAGAcaaaactccttgtctttcccccTCTAAGGCTACATCTGTGCTTGTTTACCTTTGGGTCAACTGAGCAATCATAACCTTGACCTCGCAGGCACATTGCCTGGTCGTGGTCTTTGCTCTGATCTTTCATTCACCCTTTACGCAGTTTCTAAGATTTTCCCCTTTGTCACTCAGAATGCAACTAAGACATTTGTCCATATTCTTGTTtgttacggaacgcagtatattagtccacgatatccgttggtatcctcaggaaatccacagtcacgacagaaagcacggcaatattccccatcctcccaataaccggacgaaacacagtttgggagtcaactaactcggtttattcacaggcagtatatttatacagttccccatgcaaggggtttccagacagtaattccaggggctttctcccaccatgcaccgtgactttcccaacaggcctcgcTGCACGAgggagatactcccactaaaatggacgactaagtggattatctcctcgtgcagcgaaaccgacaattgacattaaaatacagaaattacacaatattcggtactttgcaatagttgaacgttcggtagatagctggggtcggagcgcgcactttgggagaataccgctccgatcccagctgaattgaccgaacgccacacataatacaataaaacattaaagtgagtttaaaagtaccgactaagtacgggacatacaatggaccGAACGCGGGGCTCCTGAAcgcgctggaagtccagcggcgttcagatcatcgagtagccgttttcagttccaggctctcgacgaccgaacaccgctgcagggacaaaggatccaagatggccgaccgctgcatggtcggtagtggctcgacggccacctcggagagcctttaatcaccgattgcaacaatgttgcaatcggtgaattggtaccacacgacttgggaatgtgtggtcgacctggggagcccgtattcgtacggcgaacggccaggatagccgtgtttcgccgtatgaatgcttggtgcgCTGGCCGCATACGGCGGCCAGCCTGCGAACGGCCACACTAcgatacatacacaggttaaaagacacagtacatattcagcctacggacaacctttaataactacagtccagaagtggctagttttgccacaatgctcccccagaaccaagccggcatacacagtctgatcccaacggatcggcttggggatgtccgggagagtactcacagatcacttctcgagttcagtctgtctagataacccgtcagcgttaccgttttgttttcctggccggtaatggatagtaaagtcaaagggctgcagcgccaagctccagcgcagcagcctggcattgtctccagacacacggtttagccacactaacgggttgtgatctgtgagtaaagaaaaaggttgtccgtacaaatagggctgtaactttttaagggcccacaccacggccaggcattctttctcgatggcggcgtagcttacttcgcggggtaacaacttgcggcttaagtaggctacgggatgttctccgccatcggctcccacttggctcagcactgcccccaatccaaacattgaagcgtctgtgtggacaagaaatcttttagttggatcaggagccattaacacaggagcattagttagtgcagtcttgagctgttggaatgcctgctcacactctggggcccagacaaccagtcggggaaggttctttttggtcaggtccgtcaggggtttggccagggtactgtagtcgggtacaaatttcctataataccctgcagtccctaagaacgctagcacctgggttttggtcctgggggtaggccacttggccacggcctcaattttggctggctcgggtctctgctgcccacaccctactcggtgtcctagatactgcacctcggccatccctatgtggcacttactcggtttcagcgttaaccccgctcccccaatacgatctaggatcgcccctatatgttggaggtgatcttcccaagtctggctgaagatggctatgtcgtccaggtaggcacaggcatagtcttggaagccgtccagtagtcgatctaccatccgctgaaaagtagccggagcgtttttcatcccgaagggcatgaccttgaactggtacaggccaaacggggtgacaaacgccgacttggggatggcatcatcggctaaaggaatctgccagtatcccttacataagtcaattgtagtgagatactggccccgggccattttatctagcagttcgtctatacggggcatcgggtaggcgtcagacacggtcttgtcattcagcctccggtagtcaacgcagaatcgggtggtgccgtcctttttaggcaccaggactaccggtgatgcccaggggctatctgagggttcgataacccctaactgcagcatttcatccagctcggccttcatatgagtctggactgattccgggaccctatacggggcctgccgcataggtagctgtcccggggtttcaactcggtgggtggccagcggagtgtacccaggtaaattagagaacgtagcccctttagctacgatcagcgcctgtatctgggcacgctcgcgagggcttagccgctcccccagttgaaccccccgggagggctctaccggctcttcctgttctagcagatcaggtagtggtaagttctcctgatcttccagggctgaggcacagattgccgtcacatcctctatccgctcgtggtagggtttgagcaggttgacgtgaagcatgcgtctcttccctaccccggagcaggggccaatcacataggtagtgtcgcatcgctgctccactacctggtatgggccttgccagatggcctgcagcttatctgtgcggacaggttttaaaattaaaaccttctgccccacttgaaagctgcggtccctggctcccctatcgtaccatcgccgctgacgttgttgggccgcctggaggttggtgtgtacggcctgggttagcgcctccagtcggtctcggaactccagtacgtacgatactataggggtttcgctagcgatactctccccctcccagtgctccctaattaagtttaaaggtccccgtactcttctcccgaacagtagttcgaatggggagaacccggtcgattcttggggaacctctctatacgcaaagagcaggtgaggtagaaatctctcccagtctttgtggg
This Pelobates fuscus isolate aPelFus1 chromosome 3, aPelFus1.pri, whole genome shotgun sequence DNA region includes the following protein-coding sequences:
- the LOC134602071 gene encoding olfactory receptor 5G9-like — its product is MAATYMLYTEFVLNDANGWEQAGKMIPRHNQSANPELFLLGFQLHRTSRIIFFAAVLIVFMMTITGNLLMIIVVSTTQSLRSPMYFLLSHLSFCDIILSMTITPNLLYVTLQDGSPMTVSGCITQLYFFSLSSATECLLLTMMSYDRYVAVCKPLHYVTIMNFPFCLGLVVLSWTLGLSLSMMLNISLCHLQFCNSNTIDHFFCDYAPFFQVSCSDTTIVQTMIFIISTPEIVIETMFIISTYVCIFLAIHRIASTTGRQKAFSTCSSHLTVVCTYYGTLAAIYVFPSGEQSFNMNKIMSLVYTVVTPLLNPLIYSLRNREIKAALKNYLEKKHVEV